One window from the genome of Candidatus Leptovillus gracilis encodes:
- a CDS encoding ABC transporter ATP-binding protein → MALLEINNLHAYYGNIHALKGISLKVEKGEIVSLIGGNGAGKTTTLRSISGLIPPKPGAITLGGEDLSQFKAHHLVSKGVAMVPEGRGVFAKLTVLENLEMGAFHRTDKEGILADIQAVYDLFPRLAERKKQLAGTMSGGEQQMLAMGRAMMSRPNLLLLDEPSMGLAPVLVEAIFDTILAINQTGTTVLLVEQNAHMALQVAHRGYVLQTGTIVLSDSAKELQRNPMVQ, encoded by the coding sequence ATGGCCCTACTCGAAATCAACAATCTACACGCCTACTACGGCAACATTCACGCCCTGAAAGGTATTTCACTGAAGGTTGAAAAAGGTGAAATTGTTTCCCTCATCGGCGGCAATGGCGCCGGCAAAACCACCACGCTGCGCTCCATCAGCGGCCTGATTCCGCCAAAGCCGGGCGCTATCACTCTGGGCGGCGAAGATTTAAGCCAATTCAAAGCCCATCACCTGGTCAGCAAGGGCGTGGCCATGGTCCCCGAAGGGCGCGGTGTCTTTGCCAAATTGACAGTGTTAGAAAACCTGGAAATGGGCGCTTTTCACCGCACAGACAAAGAAGGCATTCTCGCCGATATACAAGCTGTCTATGACTTGTTCCCTCGTCTGGCAGAACGTAAAAAGCAGCTCGCCGGGACCATGAGCGGTGGCGAGCAGCAAATGTTGGCTATGGGCCGGGCGATGATGTCACGGCCCAACTTGCTGCTGCTGGACGAACCCTCGATGGGTCTGGCTCCGGTTCTGGTGGAAGCCATTTTTGACACCATTCTAGCCATCAACCAGACTGGCACGACTGTCTTGCTGGTGGAACAAAACGCGCATATGGCCTTGCAAGTCGCCCATCGTGGCTATGTACTCCAGACCGGGACCATCGTTCTCAGCGATTCGGCCAAAGAATTGCAGAGGAATCCGATGGTCCAG
- a CDS encoding ABC transporter ATP-binding protein: MTNILETQRVVKRFGGLVAVSDLTFSIPLRSIVSIIGPNGAGKTTFFNCITGFYNIDEGDIVFNGRSIKGRSPDQIAQLGISRTYQNIRLFNSMSTIENILCGMEPQLHSNWIGALFHLPTTVKEEREALQEANRLLDFVGLRGKGDDLARNLPYGDQRRLEIARALASKPKLLLLDEPTAGMNPRETAETTEFIKHMRDELDITILLIEHDMRVVMGISEYITVLDYGKKIAEGLPADIQSNPQVIEAYLGRGAAASATIEVPV; encoded by the coding sequence ATGACCAACATCCTGGAAACACAAAGAGTTGTGAAACGATTTGGTGGTTTGGTGGCTGTCAGCGACCTGACTTTTAGCATTCCTCTGCGCTCTATTGTCAGTATTATTGGCCCCAATGGCGCGGGGAAAACCACCTTCTTCAACTGTATCACCGGCTTTTACAACATTGACGAGGGGGATATTGTGTTTAACGGCCGTTCCATCAAAGGCCGCTCCCCTGACCAAATCGCCCAACTGGGCATCTCCCGCACCTATCAAAACATCCGCCTGTTTAACTCCATGTCCACCATTGAAAACATCTTGTGCGGCATGGAACCCCAACTGCATTCCAATTGGATCGGCGCGCTTTTCCACCTGCCCACAACGGTCAAGGAAGAACGGGAAGCCCTTCAAGAAGCCAACCGCCTGCTCGATTTTGTGGGGCTGCGCGGCAAAGGCGACGACCTGGCCCGCAACCTACCCTATGGCGATCAGCGCCGCCTGGAAATTGCCAGGGCCTTAGCCAGTAAACCCAAACTGCTGCTGCTGGACGAACCAACGGCCGGCATGAATCCCCGTGAAACAGCCGAAACCACCGAATTTATCAAACACATGCGCGACGAATTAGACATCACCATCCTGCTCATCGAACACGATATGCGCGTGGTCATGGGCATTTCCGAATACATCACCGTGTTGGATTACGGCAAAAAAATCGCCGAGGGTCTACCGGCCGACATCCAAAGCAATCCGCAGGTTATTGAAGCCTATCTGGGGCGCGGCGCGGCCGCCAGCGCGACTATTGAAGTGCCTGTGTAA
- a CDS encoding leucine/isoleucine/valine transporter permease subunit, producing the protein MTQTANFGKAVRIGLIAGVVALSVSAIGMVQSFDVRDIITGVLTLGQLLLFGAALLAGYFSWQKGEGVAPLGVVLRGLTAGLLTAVPVIALIFLTIAWPGIRTSFVNVSPALIEILTFGQEPVTGSLILLAVMGVLGVLGAAFDMLPQRIQKPLLYGLLWTLCIGLLSEILLLILRPYAPRGLLSFLFGAKGITPVTAVLIFILATVGSAWWAAQGQGAMQQRRATMSPSTATQLRRLNIGLLIIFILMLPIIMGTYLTEVANIVGTFILMGLGLNIVVGFAGLLDLGYVAFFAIGAYVMGLLTTEGHLGIGGLSFWTALPFSVLAATTAGIILGIPVLRMRGDYLAIVTLGFGEIIRVLVVSDLLKPYIGGAQGILQIGRPQIGSFVFVQPQHFYYLILAGCLLAAFVSWRFRDARLGRQWMALREDEDVAEAMGIRLVSTKLMAFATGAAFSGLAGAIFAARLSSIFPHSFNLLISINVLSLIIVGGLGSLPGVVVGALVLVGLPELLREFAEYRMLLYGALLIVTMLLRPEGLWPSPIRRRELHEAEEMAHRHDDELEEASSLA; encoded by the coding sequence ATGACCCAAACAGCGAACTTTGGCAAAGCGGTCCGTATTGGCCTGATCGCCGGGGTGGTGGCTTTAAGCGTCAGCGCCATTGGCATGGTTCAATCGTTTGACGTGCGCGACATTATCACCGGTGTTTTAACATTGGGACAGTTGTTATTATTTGGCGCGGCGCTGCTCGCCGGGTATTTTTCCTGGCAAAAGGGTGAAGGGGTCGCGCCGTTGGGGGTTGTGCTGCGTGGTCTGACGGCCGGCTTGTTAACGGCCGTTCCCGTCATCGCCCTCATTTTCCTGACCATCGCCTGGCCAGGCATTCGCACTTCCTTCGTCAACGTCTCACCGGCGCTCATCGAAATTCTGACGTTTGGGCAGGAACCAGTCACCGGCAGTCTGATCCTGTTGGCCGTCATGGGGGTGTTGGGTGTCCTGGGCGCGGCTTTCGACATGCTGCCGCAGCGCATTCAGAAGCCGCTGCTGTATGGCCTGTTATGGACGCTGTGCATTGGCTTGTTGTCGGAGATTTTGCTGCTGATTTTACGGCCGTATGCCCCTCGCGGCCTGCTTAGCTTCTTGTTTGGCGCTAAAGGGATTACCCCGGTGACGGCCGTTCTCATCTTCATCCTGGCCACCGTTGGCAGCGCCTGGTGGGCCGCCCAGGGCCAGGGCGCCATGCAGCAGCGCCGCGCCACCATGTCGCCATCTACCGCCACCCAACTACGCCGCCTCAACATCGGCCTGCTCATCATTTTCATCCTCATGCTGCCCATCATCATGGGAACCTACCTCACCGAAGTCGCCAACATTGTGGGCACATTCATTCTCATGGGGCTGGGGCTAAACATCGTCGTTGGTTTTGCCGGTCTGCTCGATCTGGGCTACGTCGCTTTTTTCGCCATCGGTGCTTATGTGATGGGGCTGCTCACCACCGAGGGACACCTGGGTATCGGCGGGTTGTCATTTTGGACGGCGCTGCCCTTCAGCGTATTGGCCGCCACCACCGCCGGGATCATCCTGGGCATCCCTGTCCTGCGAATGCGCGGTGACTATCTGGCCATCGTTACCCTGGGCTTTGGTGAAATCATCCGCGTCCTTGTCGTCTCCGACCTGCTCAAACCATATATCGGCGGCGCGCAAGGTATCCTGCAAATCGGCCGGCCACAAATCGGCAGCTTCGTTTTTGTCCAGCCGCAGCATTTTTATTACCTGATATTGGCCGGCTGTCTTTTGGCCGCTTTTGTTTCCTGGCGTTTCCGCGATGCGCGGTTAGGGCGGCAGTGGATGGCCCTGCGCGAAGATGAAGACGTTGCCGAAGCGATGGGCATCCGCCTTGTCAGCACCAAACTGATGGCTTTTGCCACCGGCGCCGCTTTTTCCGGTCTGGCCGGGGCTATTTTTGCCGCTCGCCTTAGCTCCATCTTTCCCCACAGCTTCAACCTGCTCATCTCCATCAACGTGTTAAGTCTGATCATCGTTGGTGGGCTGGGCAGCTTGCCTGGCGTGGTGGTCGGCGCGTTGGTGCTGGTGGGCCTGCCGGAACTGCTGCGCGAATTTGCCGAGTATCGGATGCTGCTGTATGGCGCGCTGCTTATCGTCACCATGCTGCTGCGCCCCGAAGGGCTGTGGCCTTCACCCATTCGCCGCCGCGAACTGCACGAAGCGGAAGAGATGGCGCACAGGCACGACGATGAGCTGGAAGAAGCCAGCTCGCTGGCCTAA
- a CDS encoding branched-chain amino acid ABC transporter permease, whose translation MSPRFKEIDFIGVFLWLFRAVIIVLVIYGTVAKLFLGVGNTYSASTWLDFFISGLSQGSLYALIALGYTMVYGVLFMINFAHGEFFMSGAVTSTVLVATYLSASGFLDSNPLLGLLLITAVSILTAIGISLLTERIAYRPLRRAPRLVPLITAIGASFFWQYFFRGLFGSALIPFPVPAVLQGRISIFGLEFLRTRVVVMATTVLALIFLSLFIQRTKTGKAIRAVAEDKDVAALMGINVDRTISITFAIGASMAGIAGVLWGLVFRQVHFYMGFVPGIKAFTAAVFGGIGSIPGAALGGLLLGVIEAVGPPLFLEGLGLTGAHQLKDVIAFTMLVLVLIFRPQGLIGEKLAEKKA comes from the coding sequence ATGTCCCCACGATTCAAAGAGATTGATTTCATCGGCGTCTTTTTGTGGTTGTTTCGGGCTGTCATCATTGTATTGGTTATTTATGGTACGGTGGCCAAGCTGTTTTTGGGGGTGGGAAATACGTACTCCGCGTCCACATGGTTAGATTTTTTCATTTCAGGTCTGTCGCAAGGCAGTCTTTACGCGCTGATCGCCCTGGGTTACACCATGGTTTACGGCGTTTTGTTTATGATTAATTTTGCCCATGGTGAGTTTTTTATGTCGGGGGCGGTGACGTCTACTGTGTTGGTAGCGACGTATTTAAGCGCATCGGGGTTTTTAGATTCTAATCCATTGCTGGGGCTGCTGCTGATTACGGCCGTTTCCATTCTCACCGCCATTGGCATCTCTTTGTTAACCGAACGCATTGCTTACCGCCCGCTGCGGCGCGCGCCCCGACTGGTTCCACTGATTACAGCCATTGGCGCGTCCTTTTTCTGGCAATATTTTTTTCGCGGTCTGTTTGGCTCGGCGCTGATTCCCTTTCCCGTCCCGGCTGTGCTGCAAGGGCGCATCTCTATCTTTGGCCTGGAGTTTTTGCGCACTCGCGTTGTCGTCATGGCTACGACCGTTTTGGCCCTGATATTCCTCTCCCTTTTTATCCAGCGCACCAAAACAGGCAAAGCCATCCGCGCTGTCGCCGAAGATAAAGATGTCGCTGCGTTGATGGGCATCAACGTAGACCGCACCATTTCCATCACTTTTGCCATTGGCGCCTCGATGGCTGGCATCGCTGGGGTGTTGTGGGGCCTGGTGTTCCGCCAGGTTCATTTTTACATGGGCTTTGTGCCGGGCATCAAGGCGTTTACGGCCGCTGTGTTTGGCGGCATTGGCAGCATTCCCGGCGCAGCGCTGGGCGGCTTGCTGCTGGGCGTGATCGAGGCGGTGGGGCCGCCGCTGTTCCTGGAAGGATTGGGACTGACCGGCGCGCACCAATTGAAAGACGTTATCGCCTTTACCATGTTGGTGTTGGTGTTGATCTTCCGTCCGCAAGGTCTCATCGGCGAGAAGTTGGCCGAGAAAAAGGCTTAA
- a CDS encoding branched-chain amino acid ABC transporter substrate-binding protein, translating into MKRSTLLVLLSLLLALFLVACGGGGTTTEPAAQPTTGATAPEAPAAATCTDAIGCVEIAAGDPILLASSLVISGPNTELGLDSQYGVEIAIALRGEIMGHSITLQPEDDGCSAEGGQTSAQKIVSNPQIVAMIGTSCSGAGVPAAKIISDAGYAMVSPSNTSPSLTDPAQHQPGYLRTAHNDEVQGAAMAEFAYNELGIRKAAAIHDGDPYTEGLASVFSDAFKALGGEMVAFEAEAADATNVEPLLTSVATAGPEFIYLPVFIPLGSLIVNTASDIDSLSGVILAGADGIQSPSFLANTSGTSEEMYASGPDLSFSNAFYTDTFLPLYREKAGGDPTAPFHAHAFDATNMVLDAIEKVAQQGADGSLLIGRQALRDALFATSGLEGITGTITCNANGDCADPKISVSQVQSGEFARIWP; encoded by the coding sequence ATGAAACGATCAACTCTCTTGGTATTGTTATCCCTGTTGTTGGCCCTGTTCCTGGTTGCCTGCGGCGGCGGTGGTACCACCACTGAGCCGGCCGCCCAGCCCACAACCGGCGCAACCGCCCCCGAAGCTCCCGCCGCCGCCACCTGTACCGATGCCATCGGCTGTGTGGAAATCGCCGCCGGTGATCCTATTCTGCTGGCGTCCTCTCTGGTCATTTCCGGCCCCAACACGGAACTTGGCCTGGACTCGCAGTATGGCGTAGAAATCGCCATTGCTTTGCGCGGCGAAATTATGGGCCATTCCATCACCTTGCAGCCAGAAGATGACGGCTGCAGCGCCGAAGGTGGACAAACCTCAGCCCAGAAAATCGTCTCCAACCCGCAGATCGTCGCCATGATTGGCACGAGCTGCTCTGGCGCTGGCGTTCCGGCAGCCAAAATCATATCGGATGCTGGTTACGCCATGGTCTCCCCGTCCAACACCTCCCCGTCACTGACCGATCCGGCGCAGCATCAACCCGGCTATCTGCGCACCGCCCACAACGACGAGGTTCAGGGCGCGGCGATGGCCGAATTTGCCTACAATGAATTGGGCATCCGCAAAGCAGCGGCCATCCACGATGGCGACCCCTACACCGAAGGTCTGGCATCTGTCTTCTCCGACGCCTTCAAAGCTCTGGGCGGCGAAATGGTCGCTTTTGAAGCGGAAGCCGCAGACGCGACCAACGTGGAGCCACTGCTGACTTCCGTCGCTACGGCTGGCCCAGAATTCATCTATCTGCCCGTTTTCATCCCGTTGGGTTCGTTGATTGTGAACACAGCCAGCGACATTGACAGCCTGAGCGGCGTCATCCTGGCCGGCGCGGATGGCATTCAATCGCCCAGCTTCCTGGCGAATACGTCTGGCACGTCTGAAGAGATGTATGCCTCTGGCCCAGACCTGAGCTTCAGCAATGCCTTCTACACCGACACCTTCCTGCCATTGTATCGGGAAAAGGCCGGCGGCGACCCCACTGCGCCATTCCATGCCCACGCCTTTGACGCCACCAACATGGTGCTGGACGCCATCGAAAAGGTCGCCCAACAAGGGGCCGACGGTTCGTTGTTGATCGGCCGTCAGGCGCTGCGCGATGCTTTGTTTGCCACTTCCGGCCTGGAAGGTATTACCGGAACCATCACCTGCAACGCCAATGGTGACTGCGCCGACCCGAAAATCTCCGTCAGTCAGGTCCAAAGCGGCGAATTTGCTCGCATATGGCCCTAA
- the phoU gene encoding phosphate signaling complex protein PhoU — protein sequence MALQQRAVLERELNDLREDILRLGSLVETAIDQAMTALAQRDVRLAQEVIVGDHEINALRFKVEVESLRILATQQPLAIDLRVVIAGIHMAVELERIGDHAAGIAKLVSRLEGEESIDTLYKLPKMAKRASQMVEQSVRAYIERNVDLAYSVIKRDDKLDDHYRKLYVGALEQMQQDPGYIRRATFLLWIGHNLERMGDRAINMAERVIFMVTSEFVENLDDIDDIDDFGALLPE from the coding sequence ATGGCCTTGCAACAAAGAGCCGTCTTAGAACGAGAATTAAACGATTTGCGCGAAGATATTTTGCGTCTGGGCAGCCTGGTGGAAACAGCCATAGACCAGGCCATGACCGCCCTGGCGCAGCGAGACGTGCGGCTGGCTCAAGAAGTAATCGTCGGCGACCATGAAATCAACGCCCTGCGATTCAAAGTTGAAGTAGAAAGCCTGCGTATTCTGGCTACCCAGCAGCCATTAGCCATTGACCTGCGCGTGGTGATTGCCGGTATTCACATGGCGGTGGAACTAGAACGCATTGGCGACCACGCCGCCGGTATTGCCAAGCTGGTCTCGCGCCTGGAAGGCGAAGAGTCTATAGATACATTGTACAAGCTGCCCAAAATGGCTAAACGCGCCAGCCAAATGGTGGAGCAGAGTGTGCGTGCTTATATTGAGCGTAATGTAGACCTGGCTTACAGCGTGATTAAACGGGATGATAAACTGGACGATCATTATCGCAAACTCTATGTGGGGGCTTTAGAGCAAATGCAGCAAGACCCCGGATACATTCGGCGGGCCACTTTCCTGCTGTGGATTGGTCATAATCTGGAGCGGATGGGAGATCGGGCGATTAACATGGCCGAGCGGGTTATCTTTATGGTTACCAGTGAGTTTGTGGAAAATCTGGACGATATTGACGACATTGACGATTTTGGGGCGTTACTGCCCGAGTAG
- a CDS encoding MBL fold metallo-hydrolase gives MREIQANVYWLAGKSVNLYLCVDGDGLTLIDAGMPKNEGMVLTAVARLGYQPTDLKRIVITHADLDHAGSAAAVQAATGALVYASDDTAVFLQNGRSPKHLPWLAHIIADTFFRYKPVPEAALRHFRAGDTVPVMGGLEVLATPGHTTDHYSLYSPTTGLLFAGDALNTRNGRLQSSPPAITADKQAAQQSALRLLEKTPSLFACGHGAPLADPDGNHRMQLYTELTQN, from the coding sequence ATTGGCTGGCTGGCAAATCGGTGAACCTGTATCTGTGTGTGGATGGGGATGGGTTGACGCTGATTGACGCTGGAATGCCGAAGAATGAAGGGATGGTGCTGACGGCCGTTGCCCGGTTAGGCTATCAGCCGACCGACCTGAAGCGCATCGTCATTACCCACGCCGATCTGGACCACGCCGGCAGCGCCGCGGCTGTTCAGGCAGCCACCGGCGCCCTGGTGTATGCCAGTGACGACACGGCCGTTTTCCTGCAGAACGGCCGTTCCCCCAAACACCTCCCCTGGCTGGCCCATATCATCGCCGATACCTTCTTCAGGTACAAACCTGTGCCTGAGGCGGCGCTGCGCCATTTCCGGGCTGGCGACACAGTGCCGGTGATGGGCGGCCTGGAAGTATTGGCGACGCCGGGCCACACGACAGACCACTACTCCCTGTACAGCCCGACGACCGGCTTGTTATTTGCCGGTGATGCGCTGAACACACGTAACGGCCGTCTCCAATCCTCTCCCCCGGCCATCACCGCCGACAAACAAGCCGCCCAGCAGTCCGCCCTTCGTTTATTGGAAAAAACGCCGTCTCTCTTCGCCTGCGGTCACGGGGCGCCGCTGGCCGACCCCGACGGCAACCATCGGATGCAGTTGTATACAGAACTGACACAAAATTGA